From Lutra lutra chromosome 14, mLutLut1.2, whole genome shotgun sequence, a single genomic window includes:
- the HMX2 gene encoding homeobox protein HMX2 isoform X1 gives MGSKEDAGKGCPAAGGVSSFTIQSILGGGPSEVPREPAGWPARKRSLSVSSEEEEPDDGWKAPACFCPDPHGPKEPGPKHHPPIPFPCLGKDRTPPGRPRASSRGGKLCRGAGPLWPEPRPPGVQGGGEGTRARCCLLLPEGAREVTGTVLDEAGLEAAYTTAGRCGAGRTHGFALNIPLVHRSDTFRARGLEVGSQRPSVSTAISSSFFFVLASSPRPPPPRPDYHSKMIDNGAFQRWFLFTTLTKGSPALVLSVISEQTACEMMPPDKARGTLPAQLLQGKITF, from the coding sequence ATGGGCAGCAAGGAAGATGCAGGCAAGGGGTGTCCGGCGGCCGGCGGCGTCTCCAGCTTCACCATTCAGTCCATCCTGGGCGGGGGCCCCTCGGAGGTGCCACGAGAGCCCGCCGGCTGGCCAGCCAGGAAGCGCAGCCTGTCCGTGTCCTCGGAGGAGGAGGAGCCGGACGACGGCTGGAAGGCACCTGCCTGCTTCTGCCCAGACCCGCACGGCCCCAAGGAGCCGGGCCCCAAGCATCACCCCCCCATCCCCTTTCCTTGCCTGGGTAAGGATCGCACGCCGCCGGGCCGGCCGCGAGCAAGCTCTAGGGGAGGGAAGCTGTGCCGGGGTGCAGGGCCCCTCTGGCCAGAACCCCGGCCGCCCGGGgtccagggaggaggggaggggacacgCGCGCGATGCTGTCTCCTCCTCCCGGAGGGAGCTCGGGAGGTGACGGGAACGGTCTTGGATGAGGCTGGGTTGGAAGCAGCGTATACCACAGCGGGCCGGTGCGGGGCGGGCCGCACACATGGCTTTGCCCTCAATATCCCCCTTGTACATCGGTCGGACACTTTCCGAGCAAGAGGTCTAGAAGTCGGGTCCCAGCGTCCTTCTGTCTCTACCGCAATCTCTTCCAGCTTCTTTTTTGTCCTCgcttcctctccccgccccccccccccccggcctgaTTACCACTCCAAGATGATTGACAATGGTGCCTTTCAGAGATGGTTCCTCTTCACAACACTGACGAAGGGGAGCCCCGCGTTAGTCCTTAGCGTGATTTCCGAACAAACGGCCTGTGAAATGATGCCTCCCGATAAAGCTCGGGGAACTCTTCCAGCTCAGTTATTACAAGGCaaaatcaccttttaa
- the HMX2 gene encoding homeobox protein HMX2 isoform X2, which yields MGSKEDAGKGCPAAGGVSSFTIQSILGGGPSEVPREPAGWPARKRSLSVSSEEEEPDDGWKAPACFCPDPHGPKEPGPKHHPPIPFPCLGNPKGSGGAGPASSERTPFLSPSHPDFKEEKERLLPAGSPSPGPERPRDGGAERQAGAKKKTRTVFSRSQVYQLESTFDMKRYLSSSERACLASSLQLTETQVKTWFQNRRNKWKRQLSAELEAANMAHASAQTLVGMPLVFRDSSLLRVPVPRSLAFPAPLYYPGSNLSALPLYNLYNKLDY from the exons ATGGGCAGCAAGGAAGATGCAGGCAAGGGGTGTCCGGCGGCCGGCGGCGTCTCCAGCTTCACCATTCAGTCCATCCTGGGCGGGGGCCCCTCGGAGGTGCCACGAGAGCCCGCCGGCTGGCCAGCCAGGAAGCGCAGCCTGTCCGTGTCCTCGGAGGAGGAGGAGCCGGACGACGGCTGGAAGGCACCTGCCTGCTTCTGCCCAGACCCGCACGGCCCCAAGGAGCCGGGCCCCAAGCATCACCCCCCCATCCCCTTTCCTTGCCTGG GTAACCCCAAGGGCAGCGGAGGCGCGGGGCCGGCGAGCTCGGAGCGCACGCCTTTCCTCTCCCCGTCACACCCGGactttaaggaagaaaaagagcgGCTGCTGCCCGCGGGCTCGCCGTCTCCGGGGCCCGAGCGGCCGCGGGACGGCGGCGCCGAGCGGCAGGCGGGCGCCAAGAAGAAGACGCGCACGGTCTTCTCGCGCAGCCAGGTGTACCAGCTCGAGTCCACCTTCGACATGAAGCGCTACCTGAGCAGCTCGGAGCGCGCCTGCCTCGCCTCCAGCCTGCAGCTCACCGAGACCCAGGTCAAGACTTGGTTCCAGAACCGCCGCAACAAGTGGAAGCGGCAGCTCTCGGCCGAGCTGGAGGCGGCCAACATGGCGCACGCCTCGGCGCAGACTCTGGTGGGAATGCCGCTGGTGTTCCGGGACAGCTCGCTGCTGCGCGTGCCGGTGCCGCGCTCGCTCGCCTTCCCCGCGCCGCTCTACTACCCCGGCAGCAACCTCTCGGCCTTACCTCTCTACAACCTCTACAACAAGCTCGACTACTGA
- the BUB3 gene encoding mitotic checkpoint protein BUB3 isoform X2, whose protein sequence is MTGSNEFKLNQPPEDGISSVKFSPNTSQFLLVSSWDTSVRLYDVPANSMRLKYQHTGAVLDCAFYDPTHAWSGGLDHQLKMHDLNTDQENLVGTHDAPIRCVEYCPEVNVMVTGSWDQTVKLWDPRTPCNAGTFSQPEKVYTLSVSGDRLIVGTAGRRVLVWDLRNMGYVQQRRESSLKYQTRCIRAFPNKQGYVLSSIEGRVAVEYLDPSPEVQKKKYAFKCHRLKENNIEQIYPVNAISFHNIHNTFATGGSDGFVNIWDPFNKKRLCQFHRYPTSIASLAFSNDGTTLAIASSYMYEMDDTEHPEDGIFIRQVTDAETKPKST, encoded by the exons ATGACCGGTTCTAACGAGTTCAAACTGAACCAGCCACCCGAGGACGGCATTTCCTCGGTGAAGTTCAGCCCCAACACCTCCCAGTTCCTCCTGGTCTCGTCCTGGGACACGTCGGTGCGCCTCTACGACGTGCCTGCCAACTCCATGCGGCTCAAGTACCAGCACACCGGCGCCGTCCTGGACTGTGCCTTCTAC gatcCAACACATGCTTGGAGTGGAGGATTAGACCATCAATTGAAAATGCATGATTTGAACACTGATCAAG AAAATCTCGTCGGAACCCATGATGCCCCTATCAGATGTGTTGAATATTGCCCAGAAGTGAATGTGATGGTGACAGGGAGTTGGGATCAGACAGTTAAACTGTGGGATCCCAGAACTCCTTGTAATGCAGGGACCTTCTCTCAGCCCGAAAAG GTGTACACCCTCTCAGTGTCTGGAGACCGGCTGATTGTGGGCACTGCAGGTCGCAGAGTGCTGGTGTGGGACTTACGGAACATGGGCTACGTACAGCAGCGCCGGGAGTCCAGCCTCAAGTACCAGACTCGCTGCATCCGGGCATTTCCCAACAAGCAG GGCTATGTATTAAGCTCCATAGAAGGCCGAGTGGCAGTTGAGTACTTGGACCCAAGCCCTGAGGTGCAGAAGAAGAAGTACGCCTTCAAGTGTCACAGACTGAAGGAGAACAACATCGAGCAGATCTACCCGGTCAATGCCATTTCCTTTCACAACATCCACAACACATTTGCTACAG GTGGCTCTGATGGATTTGTAAACATTTGGGACCCATTTAACAAGAAGCGGCTGTGCCAGTTCCACCGGTACCCCACCAGCATTGCGTCTCTGGCCTTCAGTAACGACGGGACCACGCTCGCAATAGCATCGTCGTATATGTATGAAATGGATGACACAGAACATCCCGAAGATGGTATCTTCATTCGCCAAGTGACAGATGCAGAAACAAAACCCAA
- the BUB3 gene encoding mitotic checkpoint protein BUB3 isoform X1 yields MTGSNEFKLNQPPEDGISSVKFSPNTSQFLLVSSWDTSVRLYDVPANSMRLKYQHTGAVLDCAFYDPTHAWSGGLDHQLKMHDLNTDQENLVGTHDAPIRCVEYCPEVNVMVTGSWDQTVKLWDPRTPCNAGTFSQPEKVYTLSVSGDRLIVGTAGRRVLVWDLRNMGYVQQRRESSLKYQTRCIRAFPNKQGYVLSSIEGRVAVEYLDPSPEVQKKKYAFKCHRLKENNIEQIYPVNAISFHNIHNTFATGGSDGFVNIWDPFNKKRLCQFHRYPTSIASLAFSNDGTTLAIASSYMYEMDDTEHPEDGIFIRQVTDAETKPKSPCT; encoded by the exons ATGACCGGTTCTAACGAGTTCAAACTGAACCAGCCACCCGAGGACGGCATTTCCTCGGTGAAGTTCAGCCCCAACACCTCCCAGTTCCTCCTGGTCTCGTCCTGGGACACGTCGGTGCGCCTCTACGACGTGCCTGCCAACTCCATGCGGCTCAAGTACCAGCACACCGGCGCCGTCCTGGACTGTGCCTTCTAC gatcCAACACATGCTTGGAGTGGAGGATTAGACCATCAATTGAAAATGCATGATTTGAACACTGATCAAG AAAATCTCGTCGGAACCCATGATGCCCCTATCAGATGTGTTGAATATTGCCCAGAAGTGAATGTGATGGTGACAGGGAGTTGGGATCAGACAGTTAAACTGTGGGATCCCAGAACTCCTTGTAATGCAGGGACCTTCTCTCAGCCCGAAAAG GTGTACACCCTCTCAGTGTCTGGAGACCGGCTGATTGTGGGCACTGCAGGTCGCAGAGTGCTGGTGTGGGACTTACGGAACATGGGCTACGTACAGCAGCGCCGGGAGTCCAGCCTCAAGTACCAGACTCGCTGCATCCGGGCATTTCCCAACAAGCAG GGCTATGTATTAAGCTCCATAGAAGGCCGAGTGGCAGTTGAGTACTTGGACCCAAGCCCTGAGGTGCAGAAGAAGAAGTACGCCTTCAAGTGTCACAGACTGAAGGAGAACAACATCGAGCAGATCTACCCGGTCAATGCCATTTCCTTTCACAACATCCACAACACATTTGCTACAG GTGGCTCTGATGGATTTGTAAACATTTGGGACCCATTTAACAAGAAGCGGCTGTGCCAGTTCCACCGGTACCCCACCAGCATTGCGTCTCTGGCCTTCAGTAACGACGGGACCACGCTCGCAATAGCATCGTCGTATATGTATGAAATGGATGACACAGAACATCCCGAAGATGGTATCTTCATTCGCCAAGTGACAGATGCAGAAACAAAACCCAA GTCACCCTGTACTtga